Proteins encoded by one window of Leptospira barantonii:
- a CDS encoding class I SAM-dependent methyltransferase, producing the protein MKTVKKTEAPSLDGSYVLIDSGDFRKLEQIGPYTIIRPSPVSAWPATKPNLWKNVHGEYVRSDKGGGAWTWNKKVDEEFYIQILEYSIKIKFTPFGHLGIFAEQLENWKKIQKLSSGLKKEEEVLNLFAYSGISTLAVLDGGASACHLDSSKGMVDWARDNATASGLADKKVRWMVEDVLKFLKREIKRGKDYRGFILDPPTFGRGASGEVFKIEKDLPELMDLLMQLCDNKPDFIVLTCHSTGFSPLALQRILEGRIRNKGRFHLGELSIPEESGRLYPAGSNCIYVSERLSL; encoded by the coding sequence ATGAAAACTGTAAAAAAAACTGAAGCCCCGAGTCTCGACGGATCTTACGTATTGATCGACTCCGGGGACTTTCGAAAACTCGAACAAATCGGACCTTATACAATCATACGTCCATCCCCCGTTTCCGCTTGGCCCGCCACAAAACCGAATCTCTGGAAAAACGTCCATGGAGAATACGTCCGCTCCGACAAAGGTGGAGGCGCCTGGACTTGGAACAAAAAAGTGGACGAAGAATTTTATATTCAAATATTAGAATATTCTATTAAAATCAAGTTTACTCCGTTCGGCCATCTCGGGATTTTCGCGGAACAACTTGAGAATTGGAAAAAAATCCAGAAACTTTCCTCCGGGCTCAAAAAAGAGGAAGAGGTTTTGAATCTTTTCGCCTATTCCGGAATTTCCACACTCGCCGTTTTGGACGGCGGAGCCTCCGCTTGTCATTTGGATTCCTCCAAAGGAATGGTAGACTGGGCCCGGGACAACGCAACCGCATCGGGACTCGCGGACAAGAAAGTTCGATGGATGGTCGAGGACGTTTTGAAATTTTTAAAACGCGAAATCAAACGAGGAAAAGACTATCGAGGTTTTATTCTCGATCCGCCAACATTCGGAAGAGGAGCCAGCGGAGAAGTTTTCAAGATAGAAAAGGATCTTCCGGAACTGATGGATCTATTGATGCAACTCTGCGACAACAAACCCGACTTTATCGTTTTGACCTGTCATTCCACCGGATTCAGCCCTTTGGCTCTGCAAAGAATTTTGGAAGGAAGAATCCGCAACAAAGGACGTTTTCATTTGGGAGAACTTTCCATTCCCGAAGAAAGCGGAAGACTTTACCCCGCAGGATCGAACTGTATCTATGTATCGGAGAGACTTTCGCTTTGA
- a CDS encoding sugar kinase, producing MKITYYVSGHGFGHISRSMEIILYLLRSFPDLEVDLVTVREEFLSTLSLGEDDSKNVKRLHIRKKVVDVGMVQRDSLSIDIRATEENLEKFNLEKSYIQISEIESCLDFETDLIISDSASLPFMVADKIKVPSLFVGNFTWDFIYSGYIKESSVFEQASRTLFEEYYHATFGLILPFACPAHSLAEQKQIGLVGRRPHLSKKAAKDHFGFSDEKVHLLFSFGAYGVETSHFHWEEFDSDRYTIVLSGTDFDLMQIPKKQRNGILKLSNVHYPDLLTACDFVITKPGYGILSEAVYSKTLVLYTDRGDFPEVPYLHNSLREEIPSAHISNEDLFSFRFDSSIRTANSWKGNPSPLFEKDGREDVKHAVAVFLKLV from the coding sequence ATGAAAATCACGTATTACGTCAGCGGTCACGGATTCGGTCATATCAGTCGATCGATGGAGATCATTCTTTATCTGCTACGTAGTTTTCCCGATTTGGAAGTCGATCTTGTCACGGTTCGGGAAGAATTCTTATCCACTCTATCCCTCGGTGAAGACGATTCCAAGAACGTAAAACGTCTCCACATACGCAAAAAGGTCGTGGACGTGGGTATGGTCCAAAGGGATTCGTTGTCGATCGATATTCGCGCCACCGAAGAAAACCTGGAAAAATTTAATTTAGAAAAATCGTATATTCAAATTTCAGAAATTGAATCCTGCCTAGATTTTGAAACCGATCTGATCATTTCCGATTCGGCCTCTCTTCCGTTTATGGTCGCGGATAAGATCAAGGTCCCTTCCCTTTTTGTGGGCAATTTCACCTGGGATTTCATTTATTCCGGTTATATTAAGGAATCTTCCGTGTTCGAACAGGCTTCAAGGACTTTGTTCGAAGAATACTATCACGCGACGTTCGGGTTGATTCTTCCTTTTGCTTGTCCCGCGCATTCTCTCGCGGAACAAAAACAAATCGGCCTGGTCGGTCGAAGACCTCATCTGAGTAAAAAGGCCGCGAAAGATCACTTCGGCTTTTCGGATGAAAAGGTTCATCTTCTATTTTCTTTCGGCGCTTACGGGGTGGAAACCTCTCACTTTCATTGGGAAGAATTCGATTCGGATCGTTATACGATCGTTCTTTCGGGAACTGATTTCGATCTGATGCAGATTCCCAAAAAACAAAGAAACGGTATTTTAAAACTTTCTAATGTTCACTATCCCGATCTTTTGACCGCCTGCGATTTTGTGATTACAAAACCGGGTTACGGTATTTTGAGTGAAGCCGTTTATTCGAAAACTCTCGTCCTTTACACGGATCGGGGCGACTTTCCGGAAGTTCCGTATCTTCATAACAGTTTAAGGGAAGAAATTCCATCCGCTCATATTTCCAACGAGGATTTGTTTTCGTTTCGTTTTGATTCTTCGATTCGGACGGCGAATTCTTGGAAAGGAAATCCTTCTCCCTTGTTTGAAAAAGATGGCCGAGAAGACGTTAAACACGCCGTGGCCGTTTTTTTGAAGTTGGTTTAG
- a CDS encoding TrmH family RNA methyltransferase, whose translation MYLCIGETFALNEEKDIAFLEITSFSNEKLKNISNLKEKKHRESSGLFFIEGYREILRAQKSGKVRFQNLLYSPECFLGENEFSLIRSIGAKNIRVPKKVFEKISYRDRPDGLIATAQFFATDLDTFQKESTTFKNSKPILMIEGVEKPGNLGTILRTSEGAGFHTVLVADPRLDLFNPNVIRASTGALFTLDVYLGETAAIYDILKKNNYRTLAVTPEAKKLYFDGDLKGKIALVFGSEQYGLSPYARSHSDEYLSLPMFGEADSLNLAMSAGIVMYEVIRQGHGSIQK comes from the coding sequence CTGTATCTATGTATCGGAGAGACTTTCGCTTTGAACGAGGAAAAGGACATTGCGTTTTTGGAAATCACCAGCTTCTCGAACGAGAAGTTGAAGAACATTTCCAACCTTAAGGAAAAAAAACACAGGGAATCCTCGGGACTTTTTTTTATAGAGGGTTATCGTGAAATTCTAAGGGCGCAAAAGTCCGGCAAGGTTCGGTTTCAGAATCTGCTTTATTCTCCCGAATGTTTTTTGGGAGAGAACGAATTTTCTCTCATTCGTTCCATCGGGGCGAAGAACATTCGCGTTCCGAAAAAAGTTTTCGAAAAGATTTCTTATCGGGATCGACCGGACGGTTTGATAGCGACCGCACAATTTTTTGCGACCGACTTGGACACTTTTCAAAAAGAATCCACTACATTCAAAAATTCTAAACCGATTCTTATGATCGAGGGTGTGGAAAAACCGGGAAACCTGGGAACGATTCTTCGAACCTCCGAAGGCGCCGGTTTTCACACCGTTCTCGTTGCCGATCCGCGTTTGGATCTATTCAATCCGAACGTGATCAGAGCGTCCACCGGTGCGTTGTTCACTCTCGACGTGTATCTCGGGGAAACCGCCGCTATCTACGACATTCTCAAGAAAAACAATTATAGAACGTTAGCCGTAACACCGGAGGCTAAAAAACTTTATTTCGACGGCGACCTAAAAGGTAAAATCGCGTTGGTGTTTGGCTCGGAACAATACGGCCTTTCACCCTACGCGAGAAGTCATTCCGACGAATACCTATCCCTTCCGATGTTTGGAGAAGCCGATTCTTTGAATCTCGCTATGTCGGCGGGAATCGTCATGTATGAAGTGATTCGTCAAGGGCACGGCTCGATTCAGAAATGA